DNA sequence from the Bombus huntii isolate Logan2020A chromosome 7, iyBomHunt1.1, whole genome shotgun sequence genome:
ATCTTGCAAAAATCGTATCGTTAAAGGAAATAACTAGGACCGCAAgaatgataaaaagaaaaaattattatgtagAGCGAATTTCGACCGAACGACGTGTAAATACTTACAAGCGAGGGATTAGGTGATTTCTTGTGAAAAGAGACGAAGAAGATACACATAGAGTCAAACTTTCAGGAGAATAATGTTTCAACATGTTTGATATTAAGAGCTGGCCTGATACCTTATTGAGATAAACGTTCAAACTTAATTGAAAAAACACGAAGGATAATCCTTTGATATTCGGTTgataaattttccaatttttgtacattttctcGATAACGAAATCTTATAAGAAGTTAGAATTATGAAAGCAAATGGCAAATGGCAAAGGCAACGACGACGATTGAAACATTGTAAAGAACAACGGTATGTGCAATTTCATTGACAAGACAAGAGGAAGATACTTAGAGGATCATACAAGTTATGTGTTTAGTATCGAGGCCAAGGGATGCCTCTCAAGTTCGGCCAGTCTTCTAACGGCTTGCTTCCGCGCACCACCTGTGTCTGTCACCGTGTCCGAATACTCGTTCCGTCCTCTCGTCGATATCGGTCtgttttttttcatttttatccatttttatcCACTCATTTATCCTAGAAATATACAGTTATTTcggagagaaaagaaaatcagATCACACCCACTTACCAGATCACGCGTGTCAAACAAGTTGGAATTAACTGTGCAAGAACGTGCTTAGTAGCTCGTCATAGAAACTCGCGTCAAACATGACAGAACGTGGAGAAGATCTGTAAATcgaagagaaaaatgaaaatattcgaagaaaTTGTCGACTTGGCAAGTCCTTCTAGCAGTAATCTCAAAGAAGTTTGCGGAAAGTATTGCAACTATAGGAAACGAATGGTAGCAGAAAGTgggaaatgaaatatttttcagaagggaagatgaaaatgaggaaaattgaaagaatgGCAGCTTGAGAGGTAGAAAGGTAGAAGAACTCGGCGAAATACGTATACTGTGAAGCATTGAGTGAAAAATTGAGTTGGTCAGAGTCTTCTGTGGTTGATCACGATGAAGAAACCGATACGGTCCGACAGTGACGAACATTATTTCTCGACGCGTTTGCTGTTTCCTGTGAAAGATTTGGAGGATTACGTAATGATGCACACAACCTGCAGTAAAAATCGTACACATTCTGTGAATATTTAGATAAAATTGATAGAAATTTGGAACGTTTTTGAGAAAACTGTCTCGAATATTTCTCCGCGTTAGATCAAAAGACAAACCGAATAGTCGGGATCGGAAATTGTCAATCGTTTaacgtaaaaaaatattcattctttttttcgGACATTTATCGAATGATATTTCAACGCAAATTTCTTACAACAACGCGTGTTATCGTTTTTATTTAACGTTCTCCATCCGGAAAATGTATCTTTCAATCTGAATTTTATGAATTCTCGAATCCGTCAGCttctattcttatattttaatcatCGGTGAAAGCTTGACGTACACACTGGCGTCAACTTCGATTACAAATAATTCAACTGCTAATTACAAGTCTAATATGCTTGCagttaatttcaatttcagcAGTTTTCCACTAATGAGTAAGAATCGAGTTTAATCGCCTCCAAGTTATAACCTTCGACTAAAAATTTCAACGTCTATAACTATGTTAACTTCGATAATCCATAAACGATCGATTGCGACCTcgacaatttttcatttctttcatttcgatAATTCCACGCCTAATAATTATCGGATTTCGAATTTGAAGAATTCGCCAACCGATAATCGTACGAGTTTTAATTTCTCCCAAAAATTTCCCTACCAATAGTTATTTGACTTGAAGAAGAATTCCTTGACCGATAATTATTGGATTTGCAATGTCAAAAATTTACCAACTGATAACTGCTTGAATTTCAAGTTGAAAGAGTTGCAAGCTCGTAATCATTTGGCTTTCGAGTTCACGAATTTTCCAAATGATAATTATTTCACTCGCGATTCGATTCAGCAACAAAAATCTTGCAATTGCAAATAAGAAGACGGCCGATTAAAAAgattattcgaaataaaagaaCCTCTGATCTTCACCTCTGATAAGTATCTTCGAAACGACCGAAAGCTCGAATTACAAAGACGGATCTGGAAAACGGGGAAGAGAACGATCATCTTCTCGACGAGGAGGATTCTGTAGTCTCGAAATTGATTCGTCGTTCAGGACGTAGAAAAATGCCTCTGATGATGAAGATGGTGGATGTATTCGGCTCCTTGAGGTCTCTGTTTAAAGTTCAACGGATCTCCGAGGACACTATGATATTTCGACTGCATTATCGCGCAACGGTGGCGCTTTTGCTTGGCGGGTGTGTAACGCTGGCGTGCAAAAGTATTTCCGGTTCGCCGATCCACTGTGAGGCCTCAGGTTCCGTGGATAAAATTGTTTTGGAAACATTTTGCTGGCTACATACCACGTATAGTATGGTGCACGCGTTTAATAAGAGTTTGGGACAGGCAGTACCTTATCCTGGTGTTTCGAATAGCAAAGGAGATGGAATGCACGGACACGCGTCGCACCCCTTGGTCAAACAGCACAAATATTATCAATGGGTCATCTTCTTTCTATTGTTGCAAGTATGAAAACGTCATTCTATCGCTGTAGTAGATGATATTTGCGATTGGAATAGCGATTGGAACGATAATTCCGTAGAATTTCCACTTTTTCCCAACGTTTGATTATCCGAACGATATCGGACGATAAAATAAACTGGTTACTCTAAACGGACTTGGATATATCAATCTCGATAATTCCTTATTAGACGTAAAAGTGGCGAAGAAATTATCGAAAGAATTAAAGAACAACGACGGGAACGCTGTctgtctttctttttccttctctttttcattctctatttcatttattcgaCAAACCCAATTTCGATATACTGAATTATGCGGAATTCTCCCCAATTTTCTCTTCGGTACATGTATTTTCTTTCGCAATTCGTATCTGAATTTATTATCGTACTATTTGACCTGGTGAAAGTAAAGTTTTTAACATccatatacacacacacacacacacacacacacacacacacacacacacacacacacacacacacacacacacacacacacacacacacacacacacacacacacacacacacacacacacacacacacacacacacacacacacacacacacacacacacacacacacacacacacacacactatatttataatacattattacaAGATATATATTGTACTTTTAATCATAAAAGTACTTGTAATACGAATATTTTCTGTTATCcctaataatataaaatatgattatCTACGATATAATAATGTCTGGACACGTCGCCGAAACACATGGACACGTTATTAGGAAAATATTACTACAACGACTACTATAAATATCTTGTTCAAATATAAAAGCAACTCCACATATTACGGACTAGAGAGTTTGCTGTGGTTTGAAAATAGTGTATCATCATTTTGTCCCGAATTCTCGTGTTTCAAAGCGATCTAACAACTTTTAAATATCACAAACAGCATCGTGTGTACGTATGTTTTActcaaattatttattctttattaacTTGTTCGATGTAGCGAGTACTCTTAATCCGCAGTTTGTCCATCCTACGAAAATAGCGTACGTTTATTTTAATCAACTCTGTAACGTGTAACGTGTAACGTGCAATGTGTAATACACCCATTGAACATCGTAATAGCGTTAAAATGTTGGACGATTCTTTTTTTCAGGCGATCCTGTTCTACACGCCTCGATGGCTATGGAAAGGATGGGAGGGTGGCAAGATTCATGCTTTAATGATGGATCTTGATATCGGTCTTTGTTCCGAGGTCGAAaagaagcagaagaagaaaatgttgCTCGACTATCTGTGGGAGAATCTTCGATTTCACAATTGGTGGGCTTACAGGTACTACCTCTGCGAACTTCTTGCCCTGCTGAATGTGGTCGGTGAGTTGCACGTTAGTTCTTCCTCTTCGTCGTTTCGATACGTGATAAATTATATTGGTCTTTATGCGCAATAGGGGACTTGATCCCTACCGATCTCAATTTTCTTTCTACGCATTCTGCAGTAACCGGCTTTTTTACATAGCTCAAACTAAACTTAGCTTATTGACGTGTATACGATGAGTGAGTATGCACGGCTGTGCACGCTTGTGAAATGAATGGGGCGGTGGGGGGAGGGGGctttatacatacatgtatacatattaGGAATTAATAGAATCAGCGTTAGTGcgaaataattttcacaaggcaagaaataaagaatatatatataggcgatatagaattaaatataacgtaattacaTATCATACATTCTACAATGAAAAACATAATCTAAAGTCTAAACAATGCGTAATTCTCTACATAGAGATTTCTCGAAACAATGAACAGAATTATAGAAGAAGTAAAACTCGATGCAAAGAAacaagaggaaagaaaaatgaacACGAGAAGTCGTACAATTGGAGGATACATACGCGTATCGGACTTGCGTGTGTTATCgttcctctctttcttcgtcAACCTCTTCCTTTGCCAGCTATCGCAGACTATTTAGATCATCTCCTTAAATGGCTGAAACGATTAAGAATTTTTGTGCTAAGAAACTTTAGTATGGTACGATTGAATCaaaatttatatgtaatataataggTAGGAAATTAATCGTTTTAATCTATAATGTGTACAGTGActggctacaaaaagtatttacaCACCATTATAACACCTTATAACATTCACATATCGATTACGCAAGGGTAATTCATCCAATTTAACCACCTCAAATAACTTTTAAATTATGCGTCCGATGAAAAATTGTTACGTACAAAAAGGTGCGTGGTTTTAGAAAGGGCAAAAGGCGATGTAACGGCATTTCTTCTATACATCTTGTATAGAGAGATTTCAAAACTTTCAACGTCAACTTTGTCTTCTTTAAACagaatcatatattttttatgtcaCAGTTGGAAAGAATATTGGTTTGCAATTAAAGAAAGACCCTATTACGATCTTAAACCTAATGGCGGAGGAGATATTGTGCACCGTTTATCGAAAAGTTACCTCGGTATCGGCGATAAAGATGAATCAGGCAGCGTCAGAGGATGATTCTAACAATCTTTGTCACTGCTCCTGTCTTTTCTTATCCATATACACAcgtatgcatatgtatatgcatGCATATACATGggatttttttcaaattccacGCTGTTTTCTAGCATTAGTATTTCGAGTACGgtatatttatttcgtaaattcgtttcttttcgaCACGTGAAAGCTTTCCAAGAATATGTGCCCAAGCACCGTTTCATCTTCAGCGTACCATGCGTCTCTTTGACGAGCGAATAAACTTTAGTCTTCGCCTTCTTTGGTTATTTTTAAGTTGGCAAATCGTTTAACATCTGCTTCGTCCGTAAATAGTGCGGAGAAAGTAAGACTTTCACTAGAAAGTAGTCCTTTTGTAGCTATTTAAACAATTCCAATTTCCAATATCGAGGGACAGCTgttttattaacttttttggAAGTTGCAAAAGTTAAATATACACGAGTATAAAGGAAAAGTATTGAATGTAGAATGCAATTTTTTCATAtgtaaaaagagaaatattcgGCGTATCggatatatatcttttttttatgtGTCTATTAACACTTGCAATGAAAAAGGGCCGTAAACGGTCAACAAGTATGAATGTAGATAAATTTACGGTAACTCTGAATTAACAGTTTTATCAAACGTAATAAGTAATAATCAAATTGATAGAAGCGGAACAGCCAAAGTGGTAAGTGTCGATAATTTTCAACGTACGCGCAACGGCAGAGCGCGAGACCTgtttgataaaaagaaaagaaaaagagtaagaaaaaggaaacggAGAAACGGAAAAGTTGTGGACATTAAACGGATAATTTTAAGGGAATCGTAGTtcttgaaagaagaaaaaaccaCATAATTGAAGGATTTCGATTGTTAAACGTTCTGtttagaaataattatatatccATATAAGCGATGGAAAATGTGTTTCGCTGCCGATGAGACGAATTCTATTTCGATTATGTACGTATGTTAGCGACAAAACATCGTCCCAAGCAGATTGTGGTAGATAGCATTAGCTAAATAGGTATTTAGCCTTAGCGTGATTTATGATGATATGAGTGGGCCGTGGACTCGATAAGCACCCCGACAGAATACTTGAACGAACGTTTGCAAAGTGGATATCCAACGACTCCGAGTCGCTGACCTACGATATGTCGATGATGTACGACTGTTTAAAAGATTCGTGAGATAGCTCACACCGATGGCAAGCGATCCGACGAGACGTCTCATTGCCAAAGAATACGGCCATTGTCCGAAGGAGATCTGGCTACGAAGCGGGCAACAAGCTAACGGTAAACGTTACAAGCTCGTGCGTACGCGGCGCTTACCCCACAACCTCGAAAGAGCAAAGAAAGAGTATAAAAGCTCTTTACAAAAAGATCCAACACGTATAACGGTTATCGATGGTTGTCGAGAGAAATTGCGTTTTGGTTGCTGATAATGGTGTAAACTATCGTTTGCCATTCGATCATTCAAGACGCGTAAAGAGAAAAGCGATCTGTATCATAAAACTCGAAGAAACGTAAGTTCGTTAAATTGAAACTTGATTTCTAACTGCAATTATCAACAGAAAAATcaacaaatataattttctatcgagggacaaatattttgaaaattcgcACTGTTGCCACTTGTCATCGACGTACCCAGTAACTTTTTGTTCGAGTTTAACGTTAGTGGTTGGTAATTTGAAGGAAAAGTTTGGTTTCGTAGCGATAAGACATAAACTTGAAAGCCAAACACCTAATCCAAACATAGATAGCTACTATGCGCGAAATACGATTTCTCTCATCGATACCGCTTATCGACTGGCGAAATTTCCCACATCGATAACGATTATCGGGAATGAAAAAGATTTTTCGGCCAAATATAattatcgttatttgttacaaagaatattttaatgttgTGTGACTTTTTCCATTTTGGTTGTAACAGTTATGGGTTACCTGAAAAaggtaaaaatataaagaaacgaTACAAAAGGGAAAAATATAAGATGAGGAATACGCAACTAATGAATACGCAATTAATAGAAAAAGGGGAGACGTAAAGGACTATTGCGTACTAAATAATACAGATACTATTGACTACTTACTATATTTGCAATATGTTACAGTCGTGTTAGTAGTTGTTAGTTGTATTATTAATCGTATAATAAAGGGTGTGACGATATTGACGCGGTCATTCTTATCTTCTTTCAGAAGCGTGCCCGACGATACGAATCTATGCAGCGGTAGCGTTCCATGTTGTTCCGATTGTTATCTCAGCTTCGTCCTTTGTCCGTTCGGATCGTATAAATTATagagaaatttacaaaaattgtcgaaaatatttattatggaattaattatagaattatgaaaatatatggTTGTCGTGCTACAGGCGAGTTTCTTAATTATAGATTGGTATATACGAAACAAGATTATCACGGTATATAAAGAATTCCGAAGGAAGGTAGCCAGTTTTTCTTTCTGTATGCAAAGTCgtcaaacaaacaaacaagcATCGACGATATATTCGTTAATAATAGTggttaataataatgaaatatattcgTTCATGATCGTGCAATACAGACGATAGTATGGTACAGTGGAACCTGGGACTTTGGGTCGGACGTGACAACGGACATAGGAGAAGGGATCTTACGCGCAACTATGCGTTCGTTCGTGCTTATTCGTCTTCGTTTAAGTTCATCTGCATTCGTTTGTGTTTCCTCCGTACTGTCTAGTTCGTTTGCGCTTGTTCGCGAGATGTCGTCCTAGCGGCGTAAAGAAAAACCGGTGAATGAACGAACGATTCACGATGAAATTTGGCAACGATACAACAGACCACGTATGCCACGCTTAAACGACCGATATACGCGTGTAATTGTCTGTCGCTTTTCTTCAACGGCCACTTTGTTCCTGGCAGACCGCTGTCCACGTTTTCCAACAATCGAGGTACTGGTAATACGAATTGGCAATTGCGCGGACATTACATAGGTATAATCGCCGCCCGGACTTACATTTCAAGATATTCGTAAAATTCTTCGATTGAATTTAGGTTACGATTGCGGTATTCCGAAGTAGGAGGTGGTTGTTtcattttttggaaatttgacGAAGAAAATCACCGAGCTGTTCTATTTCGCGTGTAATCGACTATAACTTTTATTAACTCGATATACGGCACTGAGAGTATGAATACGGTGActgagaaaaatatttgcacgTTTATCGTGGAAAACTTTGACGGACAATGCTGTTGGTCGGGTGTCTAATCTTGCAACAGTCGATAGGCTGACCTGGTAGGCCTGGTAGGCCTGAGCTGATAAGCCACAGATATAGAAAAAAAACGGATTTTTAAAAGAATCGCAAATTTTATGCCTTTACATGCCACTAGCGATCGTCGCGATCGTCATAATCGGTTGTTACCGTTGACACGAAAAGATTCCGTCGACGCTTTCCAATTTAAGGAGCCAGACGCCTAGGAGAAAGTCCGAGACTGCTGTGACACGCGATAAAGTAGACGCGTTTCTGCCATTTCTCCGTTTCGTTTCTAGCAGAAAAAGTGAAACAGTTTGGTAAAAGACGCGACGGTGGCGATGGTATACTCGATTACGACTCGATTACGGTTACGACGACGGCTGCTGCCGCTCGACGTAACGGAACCGCTAAACGCGTGCGGCTGTTACTCGCCGCTATTGAATATCACACGTCACATACGGCACATACGGCACATACGACGGTACTGGCACACACCCGTATATCTTCTAATAAATCTTATTCTCGTAGTACAAAGTTTTCCGAGTCGTAGgaaatttatattgtatttggGTGTAATTAATCGCTATTGGTAGCGTAAACGCTACGATAAATACGCTCGTGTGGCAATACTTTTCGTAGCCAGCGTAATGCCTACTCGATATTTAGAGCGAATCCATGGCGATAGAAATTATACGAAGCGTTTGAATTTGAGCAGGTCAGATGTTCCTGATGAACCGGTTCTTCGATGGTGCGTTCCTGACGTTCGGTATCGACGTGCTGAGGTTCCTCGAGTCGGATCAGGAGGACCGGATCGATCCGATGATTTACGTGTTCCCTAGAATGACCAAGTGCACCTTCTACAAATACGGCGTAAGCGGAGAGGTGGAGAGGCACGACGCCGTTTGCATACTGCCCTTGAACGTCGTCAACGAGAAGATCTACGTGTTTCTCTGGTTCTGGTTCCTCTTTCTCGGCATGCTGAGCTTCGTCACGATTTTATACAGGGTAAGCGACTCTTTTCCGTTTCATGTACGGTACAGGCTCCTATATCGAGAGTAATAGGAAGGCAAAAATAGTTGGATAACCAAATAATCATCTTGCtcgtattaaatttcattcgttCGAACGGAGATCAAAGAAATTGTTAGTTTGTTTCAATCAACTGCACAAATTTTCGACGCGAGAAACTAGAAACGTACAGCCCCGTcgtcattttcattttctgttTACGCTCTAACACGTATAACGATAGCAGATATTGTACTCGGATAACAGATTGTTCGGATTATGTGTACGTTAAATTTAGtgaaaaagaagataatttatttatcggTCGGAAAAACTGTAACGAAACTTGCAACATTCCACGTATTTTCAATCAATATCATCgaaacgttcgacagattctCCGACTGAATAAATATCCAGTCAAACGAATACCGGCTGACCGATTCGAAAAGTGGACTAGTCCCGAGACGATGATCCGTCCGCGAGAAAAACATGCAGAATGTACGGACCGAAAAACTCGTGGTTCCAGCGTCGCGAGTAACGATTCTCCAAACCAATTCCACCTTTTCTCCATACTAttctataataaatagtctGCGAAGCGATGAGAGAAATGCCTCGTTCCGAAGACGGGGCGCGATCGAGAGTTCGGCAACGGCCCGGCCAAAGTTGCGGAATATGCATGCCGATAGGCTGGTCATCGAGCGCAACGAAGGCCCCTCCTCACCCCATCGACATGCTCGTAGACGTCGCTCACGTGCTCACACGCTACTGTGCGTGCGAATTGCGAGCGCGAATTGCGGGTCGATCTCGGTGGGAAACGGATGAGCGATACCTGGCCCAACCATTAGATAATGGTCGTGGAAATTGCTGCGGATGACCGTCGATTTGTTAAATTGGtagtaaaatttcgaaaacaaCCGCGTTTGTAACACGCTCggctattattttatttattttacaatttatttttacattagtATCACACTGTATTAGATACGAATTCTATCAGGCTTTCAAGCTACGTTACTTGATTACACATACTCGATATATCTTACTGCATCAAAGTTATATAGCAACGATCCTTTAATATTACGTTTATTCAAAGTTTCCATTTGTTCGGCATTTTTCCAACTTTTATTTCTCTAGCTTTTGCTACCACTTCCGAATACTACTGACTATGTTTCGCAGCATTTCTACGTTGCTGCTTGAGAAGCTCTCTATTACTTCGGATAGCTGGTTACGTTGTTATCTTGACAAGGAATGTCCGCGCGTAACTCGCGACAGTTAACCATTCTCAACTTCTTCTCGTACCTGTTTTAGatcgtaattatattttcgCCAAGAACGAGAGTATACCTTCTACGACTACGGTTTCGTTTGGTCAGGAGAGAAGCCGTGGAAACGATAGTTCGGCGGAGCAAAGTCGGTGATTGGTTTCTTCTCTATATGCTCGGCGAGAATTTGGACACGGTGATATACCGGGATGTGATGCACGAGCTGGCGAATAAACTCGCCTCGAGACATCATCACAGTGTGCCCGGAATCAAAGGGGAACTACAGGAGGCCTGATCCAAGTGAGTTTATACAATAGTATCTTTTGTCGTGCCGTTAAAATCGTTTCCTCGGAAATTTCCTCGTTTCCTTCAAATTTTCCGTTTATATTATCCCAGGATAATACGTTGTCCTTTTATTGCATCTGAAAACGAAAGGTTTACGTTTGTAGATGCTAGTTACGTCTCGGGCGGTTTCGGCAAATTctattcgaaataaaatagcaaCAACGAACAACAGAAAATAATCGTTTGagataatatatattacattataataatAGATACATCATTGAAGCTTATTAGAAATACTTGATTACGTTTTAGAAACGCGGAGTTTTATTTCGTGTCGAGTCATTTCGACGTCGTTTTCACTTGAAATAATTACACACGAATAGAATTTATCTCAACGAAACATCATTTTATTcgtgtattattatattatattttgttatattttacaacAACTACGAAATTTTGCATCACGGTACTCGGAAAAGAATGTGTCAGTCATTCGGCGTGAAAACCCATTCTTAAGGTTGATTATAGCGTAATAGCAAGTACGGGAAAGTAATAGGCAggataaatagaaatagtCAAAATGACGGTTATGTAAAACGAATGATATTTACGACACGATCGTTATTAGTGCGTTTGCGAAAGGAATTTATTACTAACGAGGTTACTAACGTTTCGGTTTACTAAGAAACTAGGTTAACGCAAAATCACTTACGCTTTGCTCGAGGTGTATAGCCACTGGACCAAGTTGTACGCTTATGCTACAGATTCCGGGTTATTGTCTTCTTATTATAGTTGCATGTTTCCTATAGGCCTGAGACTTGTTCGAACTTGTGTGCAATTCGTAACAGGAGGCTGGAAGATTCACCACCCGATCGACAAGTTAATCGCAAGTTGATCAATCTCGTTACTCCTAAACTGACTCCTAGGATCGTTCCCTTTGTCGAAACCTTGCACACTTAGCTGGCAATATCG
Encoded proteins:
- the LOC126868095 gene encoding innexin shaking-B, with product MPLMMKMVDVFGSLRSLFKVQRISEDTMIFRLHYRATVALLLGGCVTLACKSISGSPIHCEASGSVDKIVLETFCWLHTTYSMVHAFNKSLGQAVPYPGVSNSKGDGMHGHASHPLVKQHKYYQWVIFFLLLQAILFYTPRWLWKGWEGGKIHALMMDLDIGLCSEVEKKQKKKMLLDYLWENLRFHNWWAYRYYLCELLALLNVVGQMFLMNRFFDGAFLTFGIDVLRFLESDQEDRIDPMIYVFPRMTKCTFYKYGVSGEVERHDAVCILPLNVVNEKIYVFLWFWFLFLGMLSFVTILYRIVIIFSPRTRVYLLRLRFRLVRREAVETIVRRSKVGDWFLLYMLGENLDTVIYRDVMHELANKLASRHHHSVPGIKGELQEA